In Sorghum bicolor cultivar BTx623 chromosome 8, Sorghum_bicolor_NCBIv3, whole genome shotgun sequence, one genomic interval encodes:
- the LOC110437488 gene encoding uncharacterized protein LOC110437488 produces the protein MDGTHVQCVVPDDMFVQHLSRKGITTQNVMACCDFDMRFTFVNAGWPGSVHDMRVFNDSTTTYSAVFPHPPQGKYYLVDSGYANKQGYLAPYKGNKYHLQEFRDGPEPQDKHFHRCDNNENYVPRQAYENQPPPEVVEDGPNPMAAFRDLLAYAMVTGS, from the exons ATGGATGGGACTCATGTCCAATGTGTAGTGCCAGATGACATGTTTGTTCAGCACTTGTCCCGCAAGGGAATCACTACACAAAATGTCATGGCTTGTTGTGACTTCGACATGAGATTCACCTTTGTGAATGCTGGTTGGCCTGGATCAGTTCATGACATGAGAGTGTTCAATGACTCGACAACAACATATAGCGCTGTGTTCCCACATCCACCTCAAG GGAAATACTATCTCGTGGACTCGGGCTATGCGAACAAACAGGGGTACCTAGCTCCTTACAAAGGCAACAAGTACCATCTGCAGGAGTTCCGGGACGGGCCGGAGCCACAAG ATAAGCACTTCCATAGGTGTGACAATAATGAGAACTATGTGCCGCGACAAGCGTATGAGAATCAGCCACCTCCTGAGGTTGTCGAAGATGGTCCAAACCCGATGGCTGCATTCCGTGACTTGCTTGCTTATGCTATGGTAACTGGTTCGTAA
- the LOC110429568 gene encoding uncharacterized protein LOC110429568 → MEIGLIPAAEASVLPVPDDQLNNKREGNEDQVTPGIPASCVSEAVEIEQSEMEIGLIPAAETSLLPVSDEQPNRELEDNEVDEHSCSYDSELLKREASNLSKDDCMDLSSEDNHPNDLPAPKSPEQSAFFQNENDSGSVGIILFLICSHLWI, encoded by the exons ATGGAAATAGGTCTGATCCCTGCTGCGGAAGCATCAGTGTTGCCAGTGCCAGATGATCAGCTTAACAATAAGCGGGAGGGCAACGAAGACCAAGTCACTCCTGGTATCCCAGCAAGCTGTGTGTCTGAAGCTGTAGAGATTGAACAGTCAGAAATGGAAATAG GTCTAATCCCTGCTGCAGAAACATCACTGTTGCCAGTGTCAGATGAGCAGCCTAACAGAGAGCTGGAGGACAATGAAGTTGATGAACACAGCTGTAGCTATGATAGCGAGTTGCTGAAGAGAGAGGCATCAaacctgagcaaagatgattgCATGGATTTGTCCAGTGAAGATAATCACCCAAATGACCTACCTGCTCCGAAATCTCCTGAACAATCTGCATTTTTTCAGAACGAGAATGATTCTGGTTCAGTAGGTATCATATTGTTTCTGATCTGTTCACATCTTTGGATATAA
- the LOC8073496 gene encoding egg cell-secreted protein 1.4, which translates to MAMEAAAPRPRLTLTAAVVVALIAALLVLTHGVGAVTPPRAIGVARRPWVARLQALHDLSTTTSLDGAGEEQGAGEQQQGGFAECWAAVMGLSSCYSEILLFFVNGESYIGPECCVAIRGATRYCWPAMLASVGFTAEEADVLRGFCDGEEAAHHLGSPPPVPAPGRPGSQQADVRE; encoded by the coding sequence atggcaatggaagCGGCGGCACCACGCCCACGTCTCACTCtcaccgccgccgtcgtcgtcgcgctGATCGCGGCGCTCCTCGTCCTCACCCACGGCGTCGGCGCCGTGACGCCGCCGCGTGCCATAGGCGTCGCTAGGCGGCCCTGGGTGGCGCGCCTGCAGGCCCTCCACGACCTGTCGACCACCACCTCCCTCGACGGCGCCGGCGAGGAGCAGGGCGCCGGCGAGCAGCAGCAGGGCGGGTTCGCGGAGTGCTGGGCCGCGGTGATGGGGCTGAGTTCGTGCTACAGCGAGATCCTGCTCTTCTTCGTCAACGGCGAGTCCTACATCGGCCCGGAGTGCTGCGTCGCCATCCGCGGCGCCACGCGATACTGCTGGCCCGCCATGCTCGCCTCCGTCGGGTTCACCGCCGAGGAGGCCGACGTGCTGCGTGGATTCTGCGACGGCGAGGAGGCCGCACACCACCTTGGCTCGCCGCCGCCCGTGCCCGCTCCCGGCCGGCCGGGGAGCCAGCAGGCTGACGTAAGGGAGTGA